From the genome of Gemmatimonadales bacterium:
CGGCACCTCGAGCTTGAAGAGCGCCTTCACGAACATCGGATCGCCGCGCGAGAGGATCAGCCTCGGCCCCTTGGGCGTCTCCTCGAGCCGCTTGAGGCAGGCGCGGATGGTATCGCCCTGATGGAAGTGCTCGCGGTGGTTCTGCTCGCGGTAGGGGATGATCGCTTCCGCCTCGCGGAACTTGGCGAGCATCACGACGATCTTGCCGCGCTCGATCTGCTGCACCTCGCCCGAGAGCAGCTCCCCGACGCGGTCCGCGAACTCCTCGCGGATCCGGGCGCGCTCGCCCTCGCGGACCCGCTGGATGATGCGCTGCTTCGCGGCCTGCACGGCGGTCCGTCCGAACTCCGAGAAGTCCACGTCGGTCTCGAGCACGTCCCCGACCTGGAAGTCGGGATCGTCCCAGCGAGCCTCCTCCAAAGCGACCTGGCGGCTCGAGTCCTCAACCTCCGCGACCACTTCCTTGAGGACGGTGATCTTGATCTGGCCGCTCATCTCGTCGATGACGATATCGGCGCGGACGTTGGGGCCGTACTTCTTGGCCAGCGCCGCGTACACGCCATCACGGATCAGCTCGCGCAGCTCGTTGCGGTCGAGCTGCTTGAGCTGCGCCAGCTCCTTGAACGCCGAGAGGACTTCAGTGCTGCTCATCGTGTCATGGCTCCCGCGCCTAACAGTCGAAACCGAGGCGCGCTTCTTTGATCTCTTCCAGCTTGAGGACCCGCCGGACGCCCTTCGGGAACTGCAATTCCACCGCGGGCTCCGGCTCGTCGAAGACCTGAGTGGCCGTCACCCGGAACCGCCCGCCCAGCTGCGGCACCAGCACATCGACCGGCGCGCCCATGAACCGCTTCCACTCGGCGAGGCGCTTGAGCGGCCGGTCCACCCCGGGCGAAGACACCTCGAGGATGTAGCGCCCCTCGCCCACGTTCCGCTCGTCGAGCCAGGCCTCGAGGGCCCGGCTCACGAGGGCGCAGTCATCCACGGTCACCCCGTGGCGCGGCCCGACTGAGGGCCGGTCTATCCGCACGGTGAGGTGGGGCCTGCGAGCGGTCCCGCCGTGGCGCACCTCGACAAGCTCGTAGCCGAGGTCTTCGACCCGGCTCGCCAGCTCACGATCGAGGATTTCGCGCTCCAACACCACGGAGACCCCGGAAAACAAAAATGTGGGGCTGACAACCCCACATCCACGAAGCAGCGGGCGCAGCCCAAGCCCCGCCGAACCGGTGGTAAGCTAGAGCACGGGACCGCGGGGGTCAAGTCGCCGGCGTTGCGGCGGGGCGCTACCCCTCGACCTCATCGGCGAACTCCCCGTACAGGGTCCGCGCGCAG
Proteins encoded in this window:
- the rimP gene encoding ribosome maturation factor RimP, translated to MLEREILDRELASRVEDLGYELVEVRHGGTARRPHLTVRIDRPSVGPRHGVTVDDCALVSRALEAWLDERNVGEGRYILEVSSPGVDRPLKRLAEWKRFMGAPVDVLVPQLGGRFRVTATQVFDEPEPAVELQFPKGVRRVLKLEEIKEARLGFDC